A region from the Chrysoperla carnea chromosome 4, inChrCarn1.1, whole genome shotgun sequence genome encodes:
- the LOC123297347 gene encoding probable tRNA N6-adenosine threonylcarbamoyltransferase: MVIAIGFEGSANKLGVGIVKDGVVLANYRRTYITPPGEGFLPKETAQHHRANIIEVLKTALEEAKISPKDIDVVCYTKGPGMGAPLVACAIVARTVAQLWNKPIVGVNHCIGHIEMGRLITKAKNPTVLYVSGGNTQIIAYSRKRYRIFGETIDIAVGNCLDRFARVLNLSNDPSPGYNIEQLAKDGTKFLSLPYVVKGMDVSFSGILSFLEERASHFLNEGWTKADLCFSLQETIFAMLVECTERAMAHCGSEEVLIVGGVGCNLRLQEMMEAMCKERGAKLFATDERFCIDNGVMIAHAGAEYFAHGGRMNWNDATCTQRYRTDEVEVTWRDD, translated from the exons atggTAATAGCAATAGGGTTTGAAGGAAGCGCTAATAAATTGGGGGTTGGAATTGTTAAGGATGGGGTTGTGTTAGCGAATTATCGTCGTACATACATTACACCACCTGGAGAAGGTTTTTTACCAAAAGAAACAGCTCAACATCATAGAGCAAATATTATTGAAGTTTTGAAAACTGCTCTGGAAGAGGCAAAAATTTCTCCAAAAGATATTGATGTGGTTTGTTATACAAAAGGTCCTGGAATGGGGGCTCCTTTAGTGGCTTGTGCAATAGTAGCACGAACTGTTGCTCAATTATGGAATAAACCTATTGTTGGAGTTAATCATTGTATTGGAC atATAGAAATGGGTCGTTTAATTACTAAAGCAAAAAATCCTACAGTTTTGTATGTAAGTGGAGGAAATACACAAATAATTGCATACTCTCGAAAACGTTATCGAATATTCGGTGAAACCATCGATATAGCTGTGGGTAATTGTCTTGATAGGTTTGCACGAGTATTAAATTTATCGAATGATCCAAGTCCAGGGTACAATATTGAACAATTAGCTAAGGATGGTACTAAATTTCTATCACTTCCATATGTGGTTAAAGGAATGGATGTTAGTTTCTCCGgaattctttcatttttagaaGAAAGGGCATCTCATTTTTTAAACGAAGGATGGACTAAAGCTGATTTATGCTTTAGTTTACAAGAAACAATATTTGCTATGCTTGTTGAATGTACTGAACGAGCAATGGCTCATTGTGGATCCGAAGAAGTTCTTATCGTGGGTGGCGTTGGATGTAATCTACGTTTACAAGAAATGATGGAAGCAATGTGTAAAGAACGGGGTGCTAAATTATTCGCCACCGATGAACGATTTTGTATTGATAATGGTGTTATGATTGCACATGCTGGTGCTGAATATTTTGCTCATGGTGGTCGAATGAATTGGAATGATGCCACCTGTACACAACGATATCGAACCGATGAAGTGGAAGTTACGTGGCGGGATGATTAG
- the LOC123298834 gene encoding uncharacterized protein C7orf26, which yields MSNTIEIKHSLRKIEFPECAREAIKKIESLINGRSPTIKQMDLAIDLMAEFVFWEKDRRGNKRGVELTCIQEIQLLEVLCEYFSQPGSETTKNTVFLNLFGPSTIQLRLKILCKLVSIGISSSCASLLIAAGAWMQQLGCTSHSSLQLARAIVKDYFALIPNVLETLYSLPKIAPQFTANFLTAIAEIYLTDKYSVFTTPPKSLLEIITQWVTENPTLCLAAQQKTAALPTGGIAMPTITPIAGLFKWCILAPLQCENTLKMPANNPKKMNDNNLELYAKLHLALLETLIEAKTESGLPNVIGSQHLVPVIPAIQTQINDLTRIGRDCSTEIQLSLDRLAQAVQISIATKCMFGNIQELLLQMEKLPSNRLLTIVINTHKSTVVL from the exons atgtCGAATactattgaaataaaacattcGTTAAGAAAAATAGAATTTCCTGAATGTGCTCGTgaagctattaaaaaaattg aatctcTTATAAATGGAAGGTCTCCAACGATCAAACAAATGGATTTAGCTATTGATTTAATGGCAGAATTTGTATTTTGGGAAAAAGATCGGCGTGGAAACAAACGCGGGGTTGAATTAACATGTATACAAGAAATCCAATTACTCGAAGTATTATGCGAATATTTTTCACAACCTGGTAGCGAAACCACAAAaaatacagtatttttaaatttatttggtcCTAGCACAATACAATTACGGTTGAAAATTCTTTGTAAATTAGTTTCGATTGGAATTTCTTCGTCCTGTGCTTCGTTGTTGATAGCGGCTGGAGCTTGGATGCAACAATTAGGTTGCACATCTCATTCTAGCTTACAATTAGCTCGAGCAATagttaaagattattttgcATTAATACCAAATGTATTAGAGACATTGTACTCATTACCCAAAATTGCTCCACAATTTACAGCTAATTTCTTAACAGCAATTGCTGAAATCTATCTCACTgataaatattctgtttttacGACACCACCAAAAAGTTTGCTAGAAATAATTACACAATGGGTAACTGAAAATCCAACTTTATGTTTAGCAGCTCAACAAAAAACGGCTGCATTGCCTACTGGTGGTATTGCAATGCCTACAATCACACCTATTGCTGGTTTATTTAAATGGTGTATTTTAGCTCCTTTGCAATgtgaaaatacattaaaaatgccCGCAAATAATCCAAAGAAAATGAACGATAACAACTTAGAATTGTACGCGAAATTACATTTAGCTCTGTTAGAAACCCTAATTGAAGCGAAAACTGAATCTGGATTACCAAATGTTATTGGATCACAACATTTAGTACCTGTTATTCCTGCTatacaaacacaaataaatgatttaacaCGAATTGGACGTGATTGTTCGACTGAAATACAA ttatcgttaGATCGATTAGCACAAGCTGTACAAATATCAATTGCAACAAAATGTATGTTTGGTAATATAcaagaattattattacaaatggaAAAATTACCATCAAATAGGTTGCTGACAATTGTAATTAACACTCATAAATCAAcggtagttttataa